The sequence TGGAACATTTGCCAGGAACTGCAGCACATAAAATGTAGACACCAACCAACGTATCTGTGGCAAAACGATAGAGCTGAGTTTGAGGCCACAGGGCAGCAAAACATCTGGGGCACAGTCACATGCCTTTGACCCTGACTGAACAAAATTCATTTCAATTTGCTGCAGAAACAGCACTCCGAGGCCAGTCGGTGTCACACACCCATCACCCAGAGGTAGGTAGAAAGATGGGGCCTCTGTAGGCATGCGCCAATGCCCTTGAGCAAATGTTCACATTACAGTGTATCTGTTTGTTTATGAGCATGTGAATGCATGTGTTCTGGCCCTGAACACATAGCAATAAGTGGCTACTTACCTATCTAAAAAATGCCTTTGCACATGTACACACATGCAATCCAACATGTTTCCCTGAGAGGGATGGACAGGTACAAACATATGCTCAAATATTTCTCTATAAAATCAGGGTAAAGGTTTGCACATGTCTTTTTGGCCCTTGAAGATGCATATTTATTACCTTCCTTATAATGACTCAGACCAACATCTTTTCTCTAGCACAGTATGTTGTTACTGTCTCTACAGTAACCTATTTCATATTTTGCAGTTACACCACAACCTATTTCCCAGCACTCCAGTGAGGTAGTCAGGTAGGTGAATCAGGAAATTCATATTCTTTGGTTGTAGGTGTGAGGCATTgttataaaaacaacagcaaaaatgtAGGCATTTGCTCACAATTCCAGAGgaatttcagtttatttttttcctctttaagtAAAACAAAATTCCAACTCTAAACACAGTACACTTCATGCTATGATCTTTCCTCTGTCCAGTATCCTATCATCAAAAATTGAATTCTAGTTTAGGAATCTAGACCTCTTAGTAGAGGCAATGCATAGATATTATCTGTCTGCTTGCCTATCTAGCCTTCCCACCAGTGACTCCTGGACTTTTTGTGCCTCTATTCTCCATAGTCGCTCATCTTCCATGGATGCCATCTCTTCCAGAACCAGCCAGCTATCAAACTGGCAAGTGAGTCTCCACCACTGCTGTCCTTTACCTAGAAAAGGAAAAGATAAGATGgatatgttgtttttgttcttcaaAAACTCAGTGTCACAGAGAATTCTGAGAACCAGGAGCCATTGATATAATATGCCCATGAAAAGAGAAGCCTTGTCCTCGTCACACACTGTTTACTGTTTTGTGTTATCAAGGCTTAGTGCTCAGTACTTAATACATTGCCATGGCAAAAGAACTATTCTCCTGTTGCCAACAAGGACTCACCAAGGCAATAACTGCAACAAGGTCAGTGGGAGCTGTTAATATCATCTGTCTGATAAGGCCTACAGGACATATAAATAACAAGTGCAGATTGAATTGTAATGTAAAATTTAGAATTAAGGTGTTTATAATGTTGTTGGCTTATTTTACCATGTAATAACTTTTCTAGataatattaaaaagcagagatttcTCACTTGTACCCAGCATGCCACAGGATCCACTAGGATGACCCCAGCTGACTCTATAAATGGTAAGAAATAGCTTCAGATAAAAGGTAGGGAACACAAAATTTGGCAAAAGAAATTAAACTAGACAATAAGAGATTGGGGTAGGGAAAAGAATTAAAGGATCACACCACCAAAATCATTAAGACCAACACTAAAGTATTTTTATATGCATTAGAAGCAGGAAACCAGCTAGGGAGGCAGTTAGACCTGTGTCTAAAGGAGtcaaaggtgtgctaaaggaggaagaggagattgCAGACAAGCTGAATGAATGCTTTGCATCAGTTTTCATTGCACAAGCCATAGGGCAGGTCACTATGTCTGAACTAATTTTCTCAGGAAGAGAGCCTGAGGAACCAAGGGAAATAGTGGTGACAAGAGACGAGGTCCCAGGCCATActgacaaattaaaaacaaattaacttaTCATATCCAAATGGCATCCATTCAAGAATTCTTAAAGAACTCAAAGGTGAAACTGCTGATCTTTTAATGGAAATATGTAACTTGCCTGTAAGATCAGCCCCCACACTGGAGGACTGGGAAATCGCCAAtgtaacaccaatttttaaaaggtGGATCCAAGGAGATCTAGGAGAGTACAGCCCAGTTAGCTTAATTTTGTAGGAAAGCTGGTGGAGAGCATTATGAAGAACTGCCAGACATAAAAAGACTTGCTGAATTAAAACTACCATGTTTACTACAAGTGTAATACTTGTCTCATTAACATTTTGcagttctttgagagtgtcaaaCATAGTGCCAAACACTTTCAAAACATTCCTCATCAAAAACTCACAAGTATGATTACCAACCATAGCAGTAACTAGCTaaagaggaagcagagagtaggaataaatagaataaatagaataaatagaaTTTTCTTAACATAATATATTATTACAATACTGGTCATCAAGAATTGGTATTAGTACTTTTGCTTTTTAACCTGTGCAGAAATGATCTGGAATAAGAGATGAGCTGTGAGATGCCTATGAGGCCAAATTGTACAGGATAGTAAGAAAAGGGGTGATATATCCAATACAATTATACACATCTATGGTGCAACCATACTTGAGaatactgtgcacagttctggtaaaaaaaatatattgtagaACAGGAAAAGGTTAAGAAAAAGGTAATGAATATTATCAAGGGACTGGAGCAACTCCATTATGGGGAAAATCTACTACATTTGGTGGGGGGTTAGTTTAGAGAAATTGTGAATAAGGTGGAAGGACGAGAGTGAAGTgtctaaaattatgcatggtatggAGAAGCTACATAGAGTTTTCCTCCTCATAATACTAGAAGCCAATAGATATTTTATAATGAATTTGGCAGATGAAAGGAAGTTCTTAGTCacacatggggtcacgaagagttggacacgactaatcgactaaacaacaacttagTCACACAGCACATAATTTAACTCTGGAATTTGCTACCAGAAGAAGTTGTAATGGTCAGCACTTTGGATGgcttaaaaaatgtgttttagacaaattcatgaagcatAAGACTATTGAAGGCTGCTAGTAGCATATACTGTACCTCCAGTATCAGAAATAGTATAACTCAGAATCCCAGACTCTGTTCTTATGAATGCTgtatgttttgactacaaataaTACAAAAGACCAAAAGGTGGCAATGGAAGACCAGGAATAGGAGAGTGCAAGATTCAGCCTCCTTCAAAGCTTATTCAATGTCCAAGAGGGGAAATTGCTCCCCTCTTTTAAATGGGCAAATACATTATTGTATCTAAGAAAAGTCAAGTCCTACATGCTTACCTTTGTTCTTCTCCTGTCACCTTTCCACAGACTCTCCGATAATCACTTGAGGCATAATACTTTGTTCTATTTTGCAGCTACTCCTTCAGGTTCCACTCAAAGTTTATTCTTCAGGTGAGTTCCAGGGTGAGGGATGATATTCCCTCCAGGATACTAGTATCACATGACCATGAAAAGGCCATGGCACTAGTATTACTTGCCACAGTAATTTGCATTTCTCATCACCATTCATCTCTCCATTTCTTTCAGGGCTTCTCCTGCCTTTTCTCACACCTCCAGCATGAATGTCAACTCACACACCCCTATGGCGAGGCAAAATCAAAGTGCTAGGCAGCAACAAGAAACCCCATACTTCAACCTCAACATCTTCTCTGGTGAGAAAGTACCCTGCTGCTAACAGACGCACCTTTTATTCTTCCATATTCCCTCCAGTACTCAACAATGCTATCATTGTACTCTATAGTTCACTGTAGTAATGATTACAATGCAAGCTGCATTCTAAGGGTTGGCCTCACCACTCAGCCAACCCACTCAGCCTCAGAATCCCACCATATACTTTCCAATGATCAATTCTCTATTGTCTTTAACCCACAGATCAGACAGAGGGGGTTTCTATGCCAGAACATCGTAGCAGTGAGAGACTACGGCCTATACAGGTGAGGAGCAGTCTGTGAAATGAGTATAGACTGGGCAAAGCTTATCATTGGAGCGTTTTGAACAActgcttttctttctgtcttctcAGCTGAGATTCACCCCTCGCTCCTTTCACTGCAGGTAAGTGGTAACCTGTTTAGTTCACCATCCTCTCacccagaggcatacctaggcccACTTGCGCCTTTGGCATGGAGATGTTTCAGTGCCTCTGAAGCTGGGAGAAACCATGGACTAGAAACTCAAAAAGTCACACTTCTAACAGCACCACTGGATGACTGGGGAGAGAGCCCTCGCTCAGAGCAGCAGAGGAACAGCCTGTGGAGTGCATTGATGGGCAGGTGGGCTCTTAGCCACTCCAAGACAGAGTGGAGAGGTGAGGTTTTCGTGTCGCTCCTGAGCCTGTGCCCTTAGCAGGGGCCAACCCCTAGATATGCCCCTGCTCCCACCAGGAATTAGGGCTGTGCCCCCCACAACACGTTATTTGTGGGCACCTTTGGGCACTCCCATTTGGGTTTAATTTGAAGAGGGTTGCCTTTATTTTTTgcttaagttttttgttttgggCTGTATTTTGTCAACTTTCATGGGATCAGGGTTCAAAGCCTCTAGGCCAAAAAATGTTGGGGACTCCCTGGGTTAGGAGACTACAAGGGCTTGTAACAGAGAGCTTGGGGGGGGCCCTAATACAAGGTTTTGAACTTTTGGGATTTGCAGTATCAAGTATTCTGTCACTTCCTCCTTCTGCTGAGCCAAGCTAGGTACTTGATCTGTGTAAGACACAAACTCCTGCCTAAGCCCAATATTGTGCTCTAGATACAGGTTGAAGTGCATTACTTAACCACAAACAGAAAAGTTTTGTTGAACATAACTGAGTGATAAGCTGCATTTGTAACTAGAGTGTGAACCCTGCAGTATGCAACTAGCTCATTTTATTTTCTCACAGGCCTTCATCCAACAGCCAAGCCCACCAACAAAAATAGGGAGGACAAAAGCAACTCTCTGCTTACCAGTCTCAACATGGGCAAGATGATATTTCCTGTCCCTGCATAAACTCTGCTTAATTTTGGGGGCCTTGGTGAAAAGCCATCCACTAaaagtattttctctctcttgtaaCACAATATATAGTTTCAGGAGATCTAACGTGATAGACTTAAGTGGTGTAATATATATTTGCAGGGTTTCTTGTTGAAGGAAAGGTGATCAATGGCAGACTTAGGCTTATTTCAAGGCTCAGTGTTACTAGGCTATGACATTTTCTAGCTGACTCTATTGCAACTTATTAAGCAATTCGTAGATCATAAAATAAACTTTCCAAAATCGAAATCAGATTCATTTGTTGAGAAGATAGCAAGTATTTTTGAAGTTCTCAGCTGCAATTTAGCCACTGGCAAGTCAATggaaaagttccttcttttttaTTCCAGTTGCATAGAATATAGGACTACTTTCTCCATACTATATAACCAAAAGTTGCTTTCCAGAGTAAAGACGTGACAAGTATTTCTTTGAAAGATAAAAAAGAAGCtgtatttttatcattattattaaagaaaagaCTAATTATCAAGAGAATCCCTCAGTTATGGCTATTTGAACTAAATTCACACCTCAGTGTATTttatttatctccttcacacaaGTTTGTACAGTCCCATGTtctgccttttctccctctgcGCAACTGACCAGCTTATACCAATATTTTTAGTTTTTCTAGCAGGGGGAAGATGTGTTGCCTTTTCAGCCTCTGTATAAATGCTTGAAACAGTGATTTAAtaaataggggtttttttaaaaaaaaatgcaattagtATCACTATGTACAATCTTCTGCCTACTCATAGCTCCATAAATCTCAGAATCCATCTTCCCCATAACTCCTTATAAATGATCTTGGGCCAGTTCTGAGTTTACAGCAGCTTTCGATCCCTTAGATTCTGGGGCGGGGAGCAGGGTAGGGAACACATTCCTGTTTCAGTGACGGTATTGGCTTTGTGAATGGAACAAAGATGGCATACAAACAGCAATgcttcctccatttcttccatAAAGGAGATGGTCTCTACATCACACCTCACCTTCAAGTAAGCTGCTGTGGGAAGTGGTGGCTTTCAGTTCATAGCCGTCACCCATCTAGTTCAAAATGGATATATGACTGGATATATGACCAAAGTGAAAACTGATGGATCAAGGCACCAGTAAAGGGAGAGCACAGGAGTGAATAAAAAAGGGTGATGACATCCACCTAaggagctcagttggtagagcatgagactcttacccATGAGACCCAtggatctcagggtcatgggtttgagccccaagttgggcaaaagattcctgcactgcagggggttggactagatgatgcccatggtcctttctaactctacaattctattattctaagatcATCAAGAGCAGAAGAAAAGTTAGAAGCTGTACAAAGAAGAGGCAATTAAAATGCAAGGAGAGAATGAAACGGAAGACAACTGAGATTAAGGCACAAAGTCGCCATCCTTGATTGGCAACTGCCAAAAATCAAATATTTATAACTGTAATTTTGGGCcacaattttaaaaatggaaaacaaaatccCATAAGTAAACAAACGGGGGGGAAGCCAAAGAGGGGTGCGTTAGAGCTAAAAGCCTGGAAGAGCTTAGTCTAAATTACATTCTTTTAATGTGTTCTGTCAGTAAAGGGACTTTGATTTGTAAAgcccaaaaaaatatttattcattgTATTCCCTAGGCTGCTGCTTCACTTAGCAGAATGAAATAGGATTGATACATGGGAGAGTAGCCAGATGTTATATATTTTCTGGAAGGAATTTGAAAAAAAGACATTGTTCCGTAAGTGAAGGTACAGAGAGTCATATAAGCCATGTCACTGTGCCAGTGAGGAAAACACTGACAGAAGCAGGAGTCAAATAATTAGTTGGAAGCAGTGAGACAAAGCAGAATCAACATGCTTCTCTCATCGCTGATACCCCCATTAAAATAAGGGAATGTAGCAGCTTTAGAACTCAAgaacagaaagaaggaaaaatgcaTCAGGATTCTAGAAGAAGGAAACAATTTGGACTCTATGAGCACAACACAAAGGCTGCAATTTGAAAGTTTGATAAGAAAGAAATTTATAGGTCCAGCACACTACTGAACGGGCTCATTCTATGGATTCTGGAGAAAGGGTGTGGGAAGCCCCCTATCCTACACCTTTTTAACTCTCTGATTAAACACATCACTGCATGGTACAAATTTGTTTTACTTCAATTCTAAaacttgaaaacacacacacataaatatgcTGGAACAGAAAAGGGGACCAAATTCAGTGTTTTGGAACCATGGCTAAGGGCAGGAATTTGATGGAAGAGAACCTCATAACACATTTGCCAGTTGCATCTTGATCCCTCCCCCAGACCTATCTCAGAAGTCCAGAATCGCTAGCATCCATCCAACATTCACACAAGAGCCCTAGGCAACCCAGTCTTCatcgtcgtcctcctcctcctcctcctcattatcATCATCTTCCTCATAGTCTTCATCTTCTACTTTTATCATAGCGGCTGCCACCTCCTCATCTACTTCGTCCTCATCCCCCAAGCATACCTCTACCTCGCATGGTGCTGGTGAGTGTGAATTGAAATACTTCAGCACCTGCTCAGCCTCTATGCCAGACTCATGGCACAGTGCCGACAAGTCGTTTTCCTGCAGCTGCAGGTCGCTTGCACGATACCGTTTCAGTGGGCTTATGTCTGGATGGTGAGCATGCAGTGGGTGAGAAGGTAATGAGGAGACAGGCTCTGGATTCTGCCCTGCATTGTCCCGAAACCATTTCAGCTGGCCATGTTTGAGGGCATAGCGAGTGTCTCCAAACCACTGGATGATCTCTGCTCGTGGTAACCCAGTGATCTTCTCCAGCTGGTGATAGTCCTCTCTCCTGGCCCACTGACGACGAAGGAAGAAGGACTTTAACATATCCAGTTGTTCCTTTGTTTTTCGCCTAGGTTTGCGAAGAATGTCCGAGAGGTAACCTGAAGCCTGCTGCTGGTCCCCCACAGGGCACTGATAGTTCTGTAGGCTGTGTGACTCAACATTGGCTGTAGCTGTAGAGGATGATGGGGTAGCTTTGGTGGAAGAGACCGCAGGAAGAATCACTGGGTGATGCCCACCATTCACTGCAGGGGTGACAGGTTCAGCCGGCTGCAGGGATGCTTTGGTGAGACCCCAGGTCATAGGGTGAGAGTTATGGAAGTTGCGATCCAAGCTGGTGGTTGTGGTAGGTAGATAAGAACTAGAAAGGATTTCTTTGGTATTGTGAAGCTGCACAGAGGTTCCTGAAGGTTCACAGTTCTCCTGAACTTTGTTATGGTGGGACAAGACATTCCCTTTCAATTCCCAAATGTCCTGAGTGATTCTCCCAAGTTCCCTCATTCCTTGGGCTGTGGTGAAGTGGCTTAAGGGAGCTATGGAAGACTGCTGATTTTGCAGATATTTAGTGGAATGGTGCACAGAGGTAGGAACCGATTGGTGATATTCCTGACTCTTACAAGTTTGGTGCCAGGGGTCATCCTCATTCCTGGCAAGCAGGCAGCTAAAGTGAAGCTGGTCTTGATGGTAGATGAGGCGAGCTCGAGTCTCTTCAATTTCCTCTGCACTCCAACTGATGCCACAGCGTAGGCGCTGTGCCATGAACCAGGCCTTGACCTTTTCCATGTGGAGGCCATGACGCAGGCAGAGCAAGGCCAGATCAGAGAGGCTGGGGTATGGAAAATAGCTGAAAGTTTGTAGCAGATGCTGGTTGCCATCAAGGTCGCTTGTCTGTGCTGCCTGTGTCCACACCAACTGGAGGTCCTCAGAGATGGGTGGCAGGCAGATCAAACCGGGAGGAGAGCCAAGGCAGCCAGGGGCATCCTTGTTGGGGGGCATGACTGCTGTCGTCTACAAGAAGTCTTCTATCTCCGGGGATCAGCTTCTGTCCCTCAGAACAGCTAGAACCAAAGAGTAAAGGAAGAATATgggtcaaaagaagaagaaatgacatTAGAGGAAGAGGGGACAGGAGAGATAGCACCACAATGAGGAAATTGTAGTGTTCACTTCCAGgtgaa comes from Podarcis raffonei isolate rPodRaf1 chromosome 13, rPodRaf1.pri, whole genome shotgun sequence and encodes:
- the HOMEZ gene encoding homeobox and leucine zipper protein Homez — protein: MPPNKDAPGCLGSPPGLICLPPISEDLQLVWTQAAQTSDLDGNQHLLQTFSYFPYPSLSDLALLCLRHGLHMEKVKAWFMAQRLRCGISWSAEEIEETRARLIYHQDQLHFSCLLARNEDDPWHQTCKSQEYHQSVPTSVHHSTKYLQNQQSSIAPLSHFTTAQGMRELGRITQDIWELKGNVLSHHNKVQENCEPSGTSVQLHNTKEILSSSYLPTTTTSLDRNFHNSHPMTWGLTKASLQPAEPVTPAVNGGHHPVILPAVSSTKATPSSSTATANVESHSLQNYQCPVGDQQQASGYLSDILRKPRRKTKEQLDMLKSFFLRRQWARREDYHQLEKITGLPRAEIIQWFGDTRYALKHGQLKWFRDNAGQNPEPVSSLPSHPLHAHHPDISPLKRYRASDLQLQENDLSALCHESGIEAEQVLKYFNSHSPAPCEVEVCLGDEDEVDEEVAAAMIKVEDEDYEEDDDNEEEEEEDDDEDWVA